From the genome of Syntrophales bacterium:
TTGTCTCATTTATGGAAAGACTAAAGCTGGTAGAAATCTTCATGTTCAAGTTTCACTCCCTCCGTCAGTTATCGTTATTACAGCATATGAACCGGATGAGACTGAATGGATAGATTATAGAATTAGGAGGAAAAAGGGATGAAATGTGTTTTTTGTGGCGGTGAAACAAAGCCCATGTTGGTGACTTTTAGCTATGAAGAGGGAAACAGGTATTTTTTTGTGGAGCATGTCCCGGCTGAGGTTTGCGCTCGCTGCGGAGAAAAGACCTATTCTCCTGATGTTACCGATGAGTTATTGGAATTTGCAAAAAACAAATTTAAGCCTGTTAAAAAACTGGAAGTCCCTGTATTTGATTTTGCTGAAAGTTGTTGATGTTGGCGACCATCGGCGCATAACACAGGCCAAAAGACTACCATCCAAATGCTTCGCACTTCTTTTGGCCTTGAACGTTAGCCGCCATTGTCGTTAAACCCTAGACTCAGAAGTGTAGTTAGACAAGCATAGGAAGGAGGAAAGACAAAGATGAATCCGCTTTTGCAACGTATTTCCGTTAACCCAAATGTTTGCTTTGGCAAACCTTGCATTCGTGGCACACGAATATGGGTGTCGCTACTTCTTGATTTCTTAGCAAACGGGATGAGCATTGAGGCGATTCTTGCAGAATATCCTCATCTGACGGAGGAGGATATTCGGGCTGCCATTGCTTACGGAGCGGAAATGGCCCGAGAGCGATATGTTGAGATCCCTGTCGAGGCAACAGGATGAAGTTCAAACTCGATGAGAACCTTGGAACCAGAACTCAGCATCTTTTTCTTGAGACAGGACATGATATTCAAACAATCCGTGACGAAAATCTACAAGGATGTTCAGACCAGCATATCTATGAAGTGTGTTGTGCTGAACAACGTTGTCTGGTGACTCTGGACTTGGATTTTTCGGATGTGACGTGTTTCCCACCAGCTCAAGCGAACGGTATAGTTGTCATTCGAGTT
Proteins encoded in this window:
- a CDS encoding DUF433 domain-containing protein, which translates into the protein MNPLLQRISVNPNVCFGKPCIRGTRIWVSLLLDFLANGMSIEAILAEYPHLTEEDIRAAIAYGAEMARERYVEIPVEATG
- a CDS encoding DUF5615 family PIN-like protein, giving the protein MKFKLDENLGTRTQHLFLETGHDIQTIRDENLQGCSDQHIYEVCCAEQRCLVTLDLDFSDVTCFPPAQANGIVVIRVPRNPSLALLEQLVRQFLQTLTQMPVEKKLWIVEIARIRVRQLEDDEESGVKEKADNGG
- a CDS encoding type II toxin-antitoxin system MqsA family antitoxin, producing the protein MKCVFCGGETKPMLVTFSYEEGNRYFFVEHVPAEVCARCGEKTYSPDVTDELLEFAKNKFKPVKKLEVPVFDFAESC